The Procambarus clarkii isolate CNS0578487 chromosome 18, FALCON_Pclarkii_2.0, whole genome shotgun sequence genome segment TTACATTGTTAATGCAGTAATCGGTTTATTAAATAccgaatatacaatatatttattcTCTTTACATAAAATTGTTTATCTTTCATATATAATTAAGTAAAGGTCTTTTATACAGGAAAACAGAATAAATATTTGATAATGAAAAAAGGtattactgaggcgaggagcagcagtgggtgaggttctcccccagcagggtgaggttctcccccagcagggtgaggttttcccccagcagggtgaggttctcccccagcagggtgaggttcttccccagcagggtgaggttctcccccagcagggtgaggttttcccccagcagggtgaggttctcccccagcagggtgaggttctcccccagcagggtcaggttctcccccagcaggttgacgttctcccccagcagggtgaggttctccaccagcagggtgaggttctccctcaGCAGGGTgagggttctcccccagcagggtgaggttctcctcagcagggtgaggttctcccccagcagcatGGGGCTCACCCCCAGAAGGAAGAGGGTTCTCCCCCAGCAAGGTGAGGGTTCTTCCCCAGCAAGGTGAGGGTTCTCCCCAGCAGGAAGAGGTTCTCCCCCCAGCACGGTGAGGTTCTCCCTCAGCAGGGTGAGGGTTCACCCCCAGCAGGTTGAGGTTCTTCCCCAGCAGGGTgacgttctcccccagcagggtgaggttctcaaccagcagggtgaggttctcccccagaatGATGAGGAAGGTGTTATTGAGGCGATGAGCAGCAGTGGGTGAGGTtctccaccagcagggtgaggttctcatcAAGcaaggtgaggttctcccccagtagggtgagcttctcccccagcagggtgaggttctccttaTCAGGGTGATGTTCTCCACCAGCAGACTGAGGGTTCTCATCCagtagggtgaggttctcccccagcagggtgaggttctcccccagcagggtgtggTTCTCCACCAGCTGTGTGAGGTTCTCCTCCAGCAGAGTGAGATTCTcctccagcagggtgaggttctcatcaagcagggtgaggttctcccccagtagGGTGAGCTTctaccccagcagggtgaggttctcccctagTAGGGTGAGCTTCTCCTCCAGCAGGGGGAGGTTCTCCCCCAGTAGGGTGAGCTTCTCCTCCAGCAGGGGGAGGTTCTCCCCCAGTAAGGAGAACTTCTCCTTCAGCAGGGTGATGTTCTCCACCAGCatggtgaggttctcccccagttgGGTGATGTTCTCCCTTGCAGGGGTGAGGTTCTCATCcaacagggtgaggttctccccgagCAGGGGAAGGTTCTTcctccagcagggtgaggttctccaccAGCAGGGTTTGGTtctccaccagcagggtgaggttctccccagcAGGGCGATGTTCTCTCTCAGCAGGGTGAAGTTCTcctccagcagggtgaggttctccaccAGCTTTGTGAGGTTCTCCtcaagcagggtgaggttctcttcCAGCagagtgaggttctcccccagtagAGTGAGCTTCtttcccagcagggtgaggttctcctccAGTAGGGTGCGCTTCTCCTCCAGCAGGCAGAGGTTCTCCCAGAGTATTGTGAACTTCTcttccagcagggtgaggttctccccctgTAGGGTGAGCTTCTCCTCCAGCAGGGGGAGGTTCTCCCCCAGTAGGGTGAGCTTCTCCTCCAGCAggatgaggttctcccccagaaaGGTGAACTTCTCCAGCAGGGAGAGGTTCTCCCCCAGTAGGGAGAACTTCTCCTTCAGCAGGGTGATGTTCTCCACCAGCatggtgaggttctcccccagtagGGTGATGTTCTCCCTTGCAGGGGTGAGGTTCTCATAcaacagggtgaggttctccccgagCAGGGGAAGGTTCTCcgtcagcagggtgaggttctccccagcagggtgaggaaggtgttactgaggcaaGGAACAGAagtgggtgaggttctcccccagcagggtgaggttctcctccagcagggtgaggttcttccTCCAGCAGGGTGAGGATCTCCACCAGCAGGGTTTGGTtctccaccagcagggtgaggttctccccagcAGGGTGATGTTCTCTCACAGCAGGGTGAAGTTCTcctccagcagggtgaggttctccaccAGCATTGTGAGGTTCTCCTCAAGCAGGGTAAGGTTCTCTTCCAGCagagtgaggttctcccccagtagAGTGAGCTTCtttcccagcagggtgaggttctcctccAGTAGGGTGCGCTTCTcctccagcagggtgaggttctcccagaGTATTGTGAACTTCTcttccagcagggtgaggttctccccctgTAGGGTGAGCTTCTCCTCCAGCAGGTGGAGGTTCTCCCCCAGTAGGGTGAGCTTCTcctccagcagggtgaggttctcccctagAAAGGTGAACTTCTCCAGCAGGGAGAGGTTCTCCTCCAGCATGGTGAGCTTATCCACcctgcagggtgaggttctcccccagtagGGTGAACTTCTCCTCCAGCAGGGTTAGGTTGTTCTCCCAGTAGGGTGAACTTCTcctccagcagggtgaggttccccaccagcagggtgaggttctccgccagtagggtgaggttctccccagcagggtgaggttctcatccagcagggtgaggttctaccCCTTCAGGGGAAGGTTCTCtatcagcagggtgaggttctcccccagcagggtgaggaatgtgttaCTGAGGCAAAGATCAGCAGTGGGTGAGGTTCTCcctagcagggtgaggttcttctCCAGTACGGTGagcttctcccccagcagggtgagcttctacaccagcagggtgaggttctcccccagcagggtgaggttctcccccagcaggggaaggttctcccccagcaggggaaGGTTCTCCatcagcagggtgaggaaggtgttactgaggcaaAGATCATCAGTGGGTAATGttttcccccagcagggtgagattgtcctccagcagggtgaggttctcctccAGCAGGGTGAAGTTCTCCCCCAGCAGAGTGAGGTTCTCCACCAGCTGGGTGAGGTTTTCcctcagcagggtgaggttctcctccAGCATGGTGAGGTTCTCCACCAGCAGGGAGAGGTTCTTCACCTGCAGTGTGAGGTTCTCCTCCAGCAGAGTGAGGGTTCTCCACCAACAGAGTGagagttctcccccagcagggtgaggttctccaccAGCAGGGAGAGGTTCTCCCCCTGCAGAGTAAGGTTCTCCCCaatcagggtgaggttctccaccAGCTGGGAGAGGTTCTCCCCCTGCAGAATGAGGTTCTCCCCaatcagggtgaggttctcccccagcagagtgaggaaggtgttactgaggcaaAGATCAGCAGTGGGTGAGGTTCTCACCCCAGCAGGGGGAGATTCTcctccagcagggtgaggttctcctccagaagggtgaggttctcccccagcagggtgaggttc includes the following:
- the LOC123754665 gene encoding zonadhesin-like, translated to MLVENITLLKEKFSLLGENLSLLEKFTFLGENLILLEEKLTLLGENLPLLEEKLTLQGENLTLLEEKFTILWENLCLLEEKRTLLEENLTLLGKKLTLLGENLTLLEENLTLLEENLTKLVENLTLLEENFTLLRENIALLGRTSPCWWRTKPCWWRTSPCWRKNLPLLGENLTLLDENLTPARENITQLGENLTMLVENITLLKEKFSLLGENLPLLEEKLTLLGENLPLLEEKLTLLGENLTLLG